From Tissierellales bacterium, the proteins below share one genomic window:
- the rbfA gene encoding 30S ribosome-binding factor RbfA codes for MGQNRAMRVGEQIRKLISELIFKGQIKNAQLSTLTSITSVEVSGDLKYAKVYVSVLGQEGERRDSIEALEKSKGFIRKYISQNMKIHHVPALTFELDTSIENGIYMAKKIDEVLGGKNDPDED; via the coding sequence ATGGGACAAAATAGAGCAATGCGCGTAGGCGAGCAAATTAGGAAATTGATTAGTGAGTTGATTTTCAAAGGGCAAATTAAAAACGCTCAGCTTTCTACACTTACAAGTATTACATCAGTAGAGGTCTCTGGAGATTTGAAGTATGCAAAAGTATATGTTTCTGTTTTAGGTCAAGAAGGCGAGCGAAGAGATTCAATAGAAGCTTTGGAAAAGTCTAAAGGCTTTATCAGAAAATATATTAGTCAAAATATGAAAATTCACCATGTACCAGCATTGACATTTGAATTGGACACATCAATCGAAAATGGTATTTACATGGCCAAAAAAATTGATGAAGTTTTAGGAGGAAAGAATGATCCCGATGAAGATTGA
- a CDS encoding bifunctional oligoribonuclease/PAP phosphatase NrnA translates to MIPMKIDFDLAQKVKKLLSEAKTIAILSHISPDGDNVGSVLAMGHALMANCHAEVKWIKTDEIPEHLMFLSGTDDYIAEIGSSYDIAIVVDCGDLDRLGAYKNIKEHAKIVINIDHHQTNTKFGDINIVKPNASSTAELVFTLLKTIEFKITKECAEALYTGISTDTGSFKYSNTTSYTHALASELIDYGIDVGAINVFLYQNKSFDKMQLFIKSVNQMSFYKDRQIAITYVDQNMLDETKTEMNDSDGIVEFARNIRGVEVACLIKVHEADGRIKCSFRSKNSVDVSKFCEAHNGGGHVRAAGCTFETTDKQMVIDAIMKEIVL, encoded by the coding sequence ATGATCCCGATGAAGATTGATTTTGATTTAGCCCAAAAAGTAAAAAAACTTTTATCTGAGGCAAAAACAATAGCAATTCTTTCACACATTAGTCCTGATGGAGATAATGTAGGGTCAGTATTAGCCATGGGCCACGCGCTCATGGCTAATTGTCATGCCGAGGTAAAGTGGATAAAAACAGATGAGATCCCAGAGCATTTGATGTTTTTATCTGGAACAGATGATTACATAGCAGAGATTGGATCTAGTTATGATATAGCAATAGTTGTAGATTGTGGAGATTTAGACAGATTGGGTGCGTATAAGAATATAAAAGAACATGCTAAGATTGTAATAAATATTGATCATCATCAAACGAATACTAAGTTTGGGGATATTAATATAGTAAAGCCTAATGCAAGTTCTACAGCCGAATTAGTTTTCACATTATTAAAAACTATTGAATTTAAAATTACTAAAGAATGTGCAGAAGCGCTATATACTGGAATATCAACTGATACAGGAAGTTTCAAATACAGCAATACAACATCGTATACTCATGCATTAGCGTCTGAGCTTATAGATTATGGTATTGACGTAGGAGCTATAAATGTATTTCTTTATCAAAATAAAAGTTTTGATAAAATGCAATTGTTTATAAAAAGTGTAAATCAAATGTCATTTTACAAAGATAGACAAATAGCGATTACTTATGTAGATCAAAATATGCTTGATGAGACAAAAACAGAGATGAACGATTCGGATGGAATAGTTGAATTTGCACGAAATATAAGAGGTGTTGAAGTAGCTTGCTTGATAAAGGTGCATGAAGCTGATGGCAGAATCAAATGTTCGTTTAGATCTAAAAACAGTGTAGATGTATCCAAATTTTGTGAAGCACACAATGGTGGCGGACATGTTAGAGCTGCTGGTTGTACGTTCGAAACGACAGACAAGCAAATGGTTATAGATGCTATAATGAAGGAGATTGTATTATGA